The region TTAGTAGAGTTTTCTGAATCGGCAGAAAAGTCCGGTTATACGGCCATTATTGCAGGTGCAGGGGGCGCTGCTCATTTGCCGGGTATGGTTGCTTCGCTCACCACCATTCCTGTATTGGGTGTGCCGGTGGAAAGTAAGGCGGTGAAAGGCTTGGATAGCTTACTATCCATTGTGCAGATGCCAGCGGGTGTGCCGGTGGCCACATTTGCCATAGGTAAGGCAGGCGCGGTTAATGCGGCGCTTTTTGCTGCGGCTATAGCGGCGGCACATGACTCTAATGTGGCTGAAGCATTGCAACAATTCCGCGAGCAACAAACCAGCAGCGTGGCGGAGCGCCCCTGACATGTCTCGCATAGATTCCGGTGCTACGATTGGAATTATTGGTGGCGGCCAATTAGGGCGTATGCTGGCCATTGCCGCTGCGCGACTGGGCTACCGCACCCATGTATTTACCCCAGAAACCGACAGCCCCGCGCAACAAGTCGCCTCGCAAACTACTATTGCTAATTATGACGATGTGGAGGCGCTAAAACAGTTTGCTCAATCCGTGGCGGTAATTACCTATGAGTTCGAGAATATTCCTCATGCCAGTCTGGCATTTTTAGAAAAGGCGAATCAAGTGTCGCCTAGCGCAGATATTTTGCGACTTTCGCAAAATCGTGGACGCGAAAAAGCGATGCTGAACAAAAACGGCATTGCAACCGCGCCTTATCGGGTGGTGACATCTCTCGATACTATGCAAGCTGCAGTGGAGGCGCTTGGCGTTCCGGGTGTGCTAAAAACTGCAGAAATGGGCTATGACGGCAAAGGGCAGATGCGCATAGATTCTGTAGAAGAGTGCGCTTCTGCATGGCAGCAATTGCAAAGCGATGAGGCAGTATATGAAGGATATATACGCTTTGAATGTGAAATTTCTGTAATTGTAGCGCGCAATGAAATGAGCGGGTGTGTGGCATATCCTCCGGTGCAGAATATTCACCAAAATCATATTCTTGATAGCACCATTGCGCCAGCTCCCATTGAAAAAGCTGTGCGTAAAGAAGCCATTGCTATCGCTAAGTCTTTGGCGGAAGCATTGAATCTATGCGGGATTTTGGCGGTGGAAATGTTTGTTACCCGTGATGGCAAAGTGCTGGTGAATGAACTTGCCCCGCGTCCACATAACTCAGGCCACTGGACAATTGATGCCTGTGTGACCAGCCAGTTTGAACAATCCATCCGCGCTATATGTGGTCTGCCATTAGGTT is a window of Alphaproteobacteria bacterium DNA encoding:
- a CDS encoding 5-(carboxyamino)imidazole ribonucleotide synthase; translation: MSRIDSGATIGIIGGGQLGRMLAIAAARLGYRTHVFTPETDSPAQQVASQTTIANYDDVEALKQFAQSVAVITYEFENIPHASLAFLEKANQVSPSADILRLSQNRGREKAMLNKNGIATAPYRVVTSLDTMQAAVEALGVPGVLKTAEMGYDGKGQMRIDSVEECASAWQQLQSDEAVYEGYIRFECEISVIVARNEMSGCVAYPPVQNIHQNHILDSTIAPAPIEKAVRKEAIAIAKSLAEALNLCGILAVEMFVTRDGKVLVNELAPRPHNSGHWTIDACVTSQFEQSIRAICGLPLGSPRRLYNAVMKNLIGNEVHQWYDYLQEPNTKVHLYGKKEVREGRKMGHITRLGKKAKPAKFKWSL
- the purE gene encoding 5-(carboxyamino)imidazole ribonucleotide mutase, which encodes MAKVAVIMGSKSDWETMQHAESQLTAFNIEVDTRIVSAHRTPKRLVEFSESAEKSGYTAIIAGAGGAAHLPGMVASLTTIPVLGVPVESKAVKGLDSLLSIVQMPAGVPVATFAIGKAGAVNAALFAAAIAAAHDSNVAEALQQFREQQTSSVAERP